A portion of the Roseofilum casamattae BLCC-M143 genome contains these proteins:
- a CDS encoding mechanosensitive ion channel domain-containing protein, which yields MIIVRNRKFRWQRWIAIALLAFSLTAIAIPSWGRSPLAPTQAQATVQIDGRNLFAIGGLADFPAPERAEAINQTLDNVLRKYLNSKRVRPQYSLETDVEQVAVSIDGNYVLTVTLRDGGGTITPEDQARRYAQLMVQAMEQAKTERQLSYLRRASLIALCTMALVFTLQLAIARLTQWGEYRLMSKMTPGQHALAIGRFQLSQATTHRLITSCRLLLFVALWYGAAYYATNLFPFLRRWRYWSFSLVIRSFTGPIFSLNQNSYSLLDVLFLIGLTIGLWTGVRNFTVFFRQRILAVTRTDRAVQDAIGTIVQSLLMFLGVLIILQVWGLDVGSLTIIGSVLGVGIGFGLQNIANNLISGLIMMFERHVQVGDFVEVADLMGTVENVGARSTQILTLDGVSIIVPNSRFLETEAINWSHGNPVSQLHVPVGVAYSCDPQEVRSILLNVADAHPEVLVEPPPNVMFKGFGDSSLNFELLVWLSEPRRQFRLRSDLYFALEKALRDREVEIPFPQQDVHLRSSHWDDLLEKFESLGINDRGQEPKEPEEIIPEDRFIPPSNKELHEVLEGMRSPEGVEIKDRWYRGNLYPNTFVAAEAVDWWMLRRQIDAKAAVRFGQWLCDRHIIYPVSQDMPFADSYQFYRFYENEAESGMGGNDR from the coding sequence ATGATAATAGTTAGGAACAGAAAATTTAGATGGCAGCGATGGATCGCGATCGCGCTACTCGCATTCAGCTTAACCGCGATCGCCATTCCCAGTTGGGGCAGATCGCCATTAGCCCCAACTCAAGCCCAAGCCACCGTACAAATTGACGGGCGGAACCTCTTTGCCATCGGAGGTCTGGCAGATTTTCCCGCACCCGAGCGCGCTGAAGCCATTAACCAAACCTTGGATAATGTCTTGCGCAAGTATCTCAATTCTAAACGGGTTCGTCCGCAATATTCCCTGGAAACCGATGTAGAACAGGTCGCTGTAAGTATTGATGGGAATTATGTATTGACGGTCACGTTGCGCGATGGAGGCGGAACCATCACCCCGGAAGACCAAGCACGGCGCTATGCTCAGCTCATGGTGCAGGCCATGGAACAAGCCAAGACCGAGCGTCAATTGAGCTACCTGCGCCGGGCATCCCTCATCGCATTGTGCACAATGGCTCTGGTATTTACTCTGCAATTGGCGATCGCTCGACTGACTCAGTGGGGAGAGTATCGTCTGATGTCTAAAATGACTCCCGGACAACATGCCCTGGCCATCGGGCGTTTCCAGTTGTCCCAAGCCACCACTCATCGTTTAATTACCAGCTGCCGTTTGCTTTTGTTTGTTGCCTTATGGTACGGCGCCGCCTACTATGCAACCAACTTGTTTCCCTTCCTGCGACGATGGCGCTATTGGAGCTTTTCTCTGGTCATTAGAAGTTTTACGGGGCCGATTTTTAGTCTGAATCAAAATAGCTATTCTCTCTTAGATGTCTTATTTCTGATTGGATTAACCATTGGATTGTGGACGGGGGTGCGCAATTTCACTGTCTTTTTCCGCCAACGCATCCTCGCCGTTACCCGTACCGATCGCGCCGTGCAAGATGCGATCGGCACAATCGTGCAATCCCTACTCATGTTTCTCGGGGTACTGATTATCTTGCAGGTATGGGGACTCGATGTTGGCTCCCTAACCATTATCGGAAGCGTGTTGGGGGTTGGGATTGGTTTTGGCTTGCAAAATATTGCGAATAATTTAATCAGCGGATTGATTATGATGTTTGAACGCCACGTGCAAGTTGGCGATTTTGTGGAAGTTGCCGACTTGATGGGAACGGTGGAAAATGTCGGCGCGCGCAGTACCCAGATTTTAACCTTAGATGGGGTGTCGATTATCGTGCCCAATTCTCGTTTTTTGGAGACGGAAGCGATTAACTGGAGTCATGGCAACCCGGTGTCTCAGTTGCACGTACCGGTGGGTGTCGCTTATTCTTGCGATCCCCAGGAGGTGCGATCGATTTTACTGAATGTGGCGGATGCTCATCCGGAAGTGTTGGTGGAACCTCCTCCAAATGTGATGTTTAAAGGGTTTGGCGATAGTTCTCTCAATTTTGAGTTGTTGGTGTGGCTGAGCGAACCGCGACGGCAGTTTCGCTTGCGGAGCGATCTGTATTTTGCGCTGGAGAAGGCGTTGCGCGATCGCGAAGTTGAAATTCCCTTTCCGCAACAAGACGTGCATCTGCGATCGTCTCATTGGGACGATCTATTGGAGAAGTTCGAGTCTCTTGGGATAAACGATCGCGGACAAGAGCCAAAAGAACCCGAGGAAATAATACCCGAGGATCGCTTTATCCCGCCGAGCAACAAGGAGTTGCACGAGGTGCTGGAGGGGATGCGATCGCCGGAGGGTGTGGAAATTAAGGATCGATGGTATCGTGGTAATCTCTATCCCAATACGTTCGTAGCAGCGGAGGCGGTGGACTGGTGGATGCTCCGTCGCCAGATCGATGCGAAAGCAGCGGTGCGCTTCGGGCAATGGTTGTGCGATCGCCATATTATTTATCCAGTTTCTCAAGATATGCCGTTTGCGGATAGTTATCAGTTTTATCGCTTTTATGAGAATGAAGCAGAGTCGGGAATGGGCGGGAACGATCGTTGA
- a CDS encoding HU family DNA-binding protein, whose amino-acid sequence MNKSKLIDEVALRSGCSKKHASDVVNNTLAAIVDAVSAGERVTLVGFGTFKPEGDPQRHGRNPKTGEIMTIPGIVVPVFMAGKAFKEKVQDSQSLPIARRDLQR is encoded by the coding sequence ATGAACAAAAGCAAATTAATTGATGAAGTGGCATTGCGCTCGGGCTGCAGTAAAAAACATGCCAGCGATGTTGTGAATAATACGTTAGCGGCGATTGTAGATGCGGTTAGTGCGGGAGAAAGAGTCACCCTAGTCGGGTTTGGCACATTTAAACCAGAGGGCGATCCGCAGCGACACGGGCGAAATCCGAAAACGGGAGAAATTATGACGATTCCGGGTATCGTTGTTCCAGTATTTATGGCAGGGAAAGCTTTTAAAGAGAAAGTGCAAGATTCTCAGTCATTGCCGATCGCGAGACGGGACTTACAGCGTTAG
- a CDS encoding anthranilate phosphoribosyltransferase family protein, with translation MSDAFRELLKKVGSGPHTGKYLTREEMAEATRMMLVQEATPAQIGAFAIAHRIRRPTGIELAGILDTYERMGPQLHPRQDGEVAVVLGIPYDGRSRFVPVNIITALILATAGCPVILHGGTTMPTKYGIPLIELWQGLGVNWEPLSLEQTQQVFHQTGIGFIYLPQHFPLAHQLVPFREQIGKRPPLATAELIWSPYSGPFHLLTGYVHPPTEKLFQEALMLRNVRQLTAIKGLEGSGDLPLSRTAIISFSTANWQTLSPTEMTLERLFLHHRDYGIEGKDVPFTSGQDAIAHLHNVIHNQPTPLLNSAIWNGGFYLWRCGYCDRLETSFEYARELLATGTVAKTLEYLTRAVTEIRA, from the coding sequence ATGAGTGATGCCTTTCGAGAGCTGTTAAAAAAAGTCGGCAGCGGCCCTCACACCGGAAAATATCTAACTCGCGAGGAAATGGCCGAAGCCACTCGGATGATGCTGGTTCAAGAGGCAACGCCAGCACAGATCGGAGCTTTTGCGATCGCCCATCGAATACGCCGGCCGACTGGCATTGAATTGGCGGGCATACTCGATACTTACGAGCGGATGGGCCCCCAGCTCCATCCTCGCCAAGACGGAGAAGTGGCAGTGGTTTTGGGCATTCCTTACGACGGGCGATCGCGATTTGTTCCGGTTAATATTATTACCGCACTCATTCTCGCCACCGCAGGCTGTCCGGTTATCCTGCACGGTGGGACAACCATGCCAACGAAATACGGCATTCCCCTAATTGAACTGTGGCAAGGATTGGGAGTAAATTGGGAACCCCTTTCCCTCGAGCAAACTCAACAGGTTTTTCACCAGACAGGTATTGGGTTTATTTATCTGCCTCAACATTTTCCCTTGGCTCACCAACTCGTTCCCTTTCGCGAGCAAATTGGCAAACGTCCGCCATTAGCCACTGCCGAATTAATTTGGTCGCCTTATAGCGGGCCGTTTCATCTCCTCACCGGTTACGTCCATCCCCCCACAGAAAAGCTCTTTCAAGAAGCCTTAATGTTACGCAATGTCCGTCAACTAACGGCGATTAAAGGACTCGAAGGTAGCGGAGATTTGCCTCTATCCCGTACGGCTATTATCAGCTTCAGTACTGCTAATTGGCAAACGCTCTCCCCAACAGAGATGACATTAGAACGACTGTTTTTGCACCACCGAGACTATGGGATTGAAGGAAAAGATGTTCCGTTTACTTCGGGTCAAGATGCGATCGCTCATTTACATAATGTTATCCACAACCAACCCACTCCTCTGCTCAATTCAGCAATCTGGAATGGAGGATTCTATCTCTGGCGGTGCGGATATTGCGATCGTCTCGAAACCAGCTTCGAGTATGCACGAGAACTGTTAGCCACTGGGACAGTTGCGAAAACGTTAGAATATTTAACTCGAGCTGTCACTGAGATTCGAGCATAA